A single Aspergillus puulaauensis MK2 DNA, chromosome 7, nearly complete sequence DNA region contains:
- a CDS encoding uncharacterized protein (COG:S;~EggNog:ENOG410PKSY;~TransMembrane:8 (i35-57o82-102i142-159o327-351i417-438o482-502i536-560o580-602i)), with protein sequence MESVQLRQPGGMSGLNSVKGSGTVKEHLGGWRRSLALGVVMSIVVLLFNIAFTGYAVDHHRVHSGRGVLYEGNCETVKGANIAFHLIINILSTVLLGASNFCMQCVCAPTRKDIDRAHRSTKWLDIGVPSTRNLFQISRKRSWLWICLVVSSVPLHLMYNSTIFSSIGANSYNVYAGKGLLNETALTSLDGGLQSDAVFLRLYNKAQNETLYRLDNSACVDAYATAYQSRYGSLIVVTDNITSPHVYPLAATQDVYNPAYQSVPGASGYNWICQDLESHKYEWELTPCITKIRQVREQVASNNWTVAGYPVEYCLAEELPAHCKLQYSLPLVLIVIAFNIVKAVVLGYVAVTTADAPLLTTGDAVASFLATPDDFSHGLGLIPADAIRRPAKYSTMPTFDGRPKRWRSAISRRRWRLGLGVYSTALLACVALLAYGLMFTSSPSAVWSVGLGEVATQSILSADQYWIPSVVINAILANLPQLIFSGLYFAVNAMATTVALAHEWSQYAVQRKGLRVSSRPIGAQRSSYFLSLPYRYAVPLIVLSVLVHWLISQSLFLVMVEAYSPTLHRQPDFDVTSCGYSPVAIVATIAVGTVMLITLVGLSYRRFRSGMPVAGSCSVAIAAACHPNLGHEVDGSQASLPLQWGVVEVGAGVKRCAFSSADVDMPEHGLVYQ encoded by the exons ATGGAATCCGTGCAACTTCGTCAGCCTGGGGGGATGTCTGGGCTGAACTCGGTCAAGGGTTCAGGTACGGTCAAGGAACACCTTGGGGGCTGGCGACGCTCGCTGGCGCTCGGGGTTGTGATGTCAATAGTGGTGCTGTTGTTTAACATCGCATTCACTGGATATGCCGTTGACCATCACCGTGTCCATAGTGGCCGGGGGGTTCTCTACGAGGGGAACTGCGAAACTGTGAAGGGCGCAAACATTGCATTCCATTTGATCATCAATATCCTCAGTACAGTTCTGCTCGGCGCCAGCAATTTCTGCATG CAATGCGTGTGTGCGCCAACAAGAAAGGACATTGACCGGGCACATCGCAGTACAAAATGGCTCGATATCGGGGTGCCCAGTACGCGGAATCTTTTCCAAATCTCGAGGAAACGatcctggctctggatctgcttggtcgtctcctccgtcccACTTCATCTCAT GTATAACTCAACCATCTTCTCATCAATAGGTGCCAACAGCTATAATGTCTATGCGGGGAAAGGGTTGCTTAATGAAACAGCCTTGACTTCCCTCGACGGGGGCCTGCAATCCGACGCTGTCTTTCTCAGGCTCTACAACAAGGCGCAGAACGAAACACTGTATCGACTGGATAACTCAGCGTGTGTTGATGCGTATGCCACTGCATATCAGTCAAGATATGGCAGTCTCATCGTGGTGACCGACAATATCACGTCGCCTCATGTCTACCCGCTGGCCGCGACGCAGGATGTCTATAACCCAGCATACCAGTCCGTACCGGGAGCCAGTGGATACAACTGGATATGCCAGGACCTGGAAAGCCATAAATACGAATGGGAGCTGACGCCCTGCATCACGAAGATCCGCCAGGTTCGGGAGCAGGTCGCAAGTAACAACTGGACCGTCGCCGGGTACCCCGTTGAGTACTGTTTGGCCGAAGAACTTCCTGCACACTGCAAGCTGCAGTACAGCCTGCCCCTGGTGCTGATTGTGATAGCGTTCAACATAGTCAAGGCCGTCGTCTTGGGCTATGTCGCCGTCACCACAGCGGACGCCCCCCTTCTGACAACCGGAGACGCAGTTGCTTCCTTCCTGGCCACACCAGACGACTTTTCGCACGGTCTGGGCTTGATCCCTGCGGACGCCATTCGACGGCCGGCCAAGTACAGCACGATGCCGACATTCGATGGCAGGCCGAAACGCTGGCGATCTGCGATATCGCGCCGCAGATGGAGGCTTGGACTCGGAGT ATACTCAACGGCCCTTCTTGCCTGCGTCGCGCTTCTCGCGTATGGGCTGATGTttacttcctctccttccgccGTCTGGAGCGTCGGCTTGGGCGAAGTCGCCACGCAATCGATCCTCTCAGCCGATCAATACTGGATTCCGTCTGTCGTGATCAACGCGATCCTGGCCAACCTGCCCCAGCTTATCTTCTCCGGACTGTATTTCGCCGTCAACGCGATGGCCACGACCGTGGCCCTCGCCCACGAGTGGAGTCAATATGCAGTCCAGCGCAAGGGGCTCCGCGTTTCGAGCCGGCCCATCGGTGCACAGCGTAGCAGCtactttctctctcttccctaCCGCTACGCTGTGCCTCTGATCGTCCTGTCGGTGCTGGTGCACTGGCTCATCTCTCAGAGTCTCTTTCTCGTCATGGTCGAGGCGTATTCGCCGACGCTGCACCGACAGCCCGATTTCGACGTGACGAGCTGCGGGTACTCCCCCGTGGCAATCGTCGCCACCATCGCGGTCGGCACGGTCATGCTGATTACCCTGGTGGGATTAAGCTATCGGCGATTCCGATCCGGCATGCCCGTGGCGGGCAGCTGCAGCGTGGCTATTGCGGCGGCTTGTCATCCGAATCTGGGACATGAGGTTGATGGATCCCAGGCCAGCCTCCCCCTGCAGTGGGGTGTAGTAGAAGTTGGGGCTGGTGTCAAGCGTTGTGCCTTTTCCAGTGCAGATGTGGACATGCCGGAGCATGGCTTGGTGTATCAATAA
- a CDS encoding uncharacterized protein (COG:S;~EggNog:ENOG410PTAA;~SECRETED:SignalP(1-20);~TransMembrane:1 (n4-15c20/21o167-189i)), protein MVTLTWVWLLLLSVLQVARSDETARSNWIVPDGSNEKDFQQTFYNGDKVQLQWAGWDAYYTDSLLDGSPQANLYVVAWEEKEADYVRPLSSSVDVSGHGSYEWTINIPNDTLAKTNKYCVAFAEKEYSYTYDGYNIFSSGFLVRNRPTPTPTPEAASSGGLQTGAKVGIGVGVGVGGLAVFSALGFLLLRRRRQHQTSSQLMAASPQGAGSGSDQALGKGYYQEQVPDHGDYQGQRWNKGYYSAGPEPQELYVASTDGLSEAPSTSTPPVELPSAPREK, encoded by the exons ATGGTCACCCTGACGTGGGTTTGGCTGCTCTTGCTCTCGGTGTTGCAGGTGGCTCGAAGCGACGAAACAGCCAGAAGTAACTGGATTGTGCCTGACGGAAGCAATGAGAAAGACTTCCAACAGACCTTCTACAATGGAGACAAAGTGCAGCTCCAATGGGCTGGCTGGGACGCTTACTACACAGATTCATTGTTGGACGGCAGCCCCCAGGCCAATTTGTACGTGGTTGCatgggaggagaaagaggcggACTATGTCAGACCTCTTTCGT CTTCGGTGGACGTCTCGGGCCATGGATCGTACGAGTGGACAATCAACATTCCCAACGATACCCTAGCAAAGACCAACAAGTACTGTGTTGCCTTTGCAGAAAAGGAGTACAGCTATACCTACGACGGCTATAACATCTTCTCATCAGGCTTCCTCGTCCGGAACAGgccaacaccgacaccaaccCCGGAAGCTGCATCATCCGGTGGGCTCCAGACTGGCGCGAAAGTTGGCATCGGCGTTGGCGTGGGAGTCGGTGGACTGGCTGTCTTTTCTGCGTTGGGTTTCCTCCTGCTTCGACGTCGACGGCAACACCAGACATCATCACAACTGATGGCTGCGAGTCCGCAGGGCGCTGGTTCAGGCTCAGACCAAGCGCTGGGCAAGGGGTACTACCAGGAACAAGTGCCGGACCATGGTGACTACCAGGGGCAAAGGTGGAACAAGGGTTACTATAGCGCTGGACCGGAGCCGCAGGAGCTCTATGTGGCCTCGACTGACGGTCTGTCTGAGGCACCGTCGACGTCTACGCCACCGGTTGAATTGCCATCAGCACCGCGCGAGAAATGA
- a CDS encoding uncharacterized protein (CAZy:GH128;~InterPro:IPR017853,IPR024655;~PFAM:PF11790;~SECRETED:SignalP(1-20)), which translates to MRFTPQISLALTMAMQGVLTIPSATARCSEGLVNIVFNDNYTQSQLAQVTGATNWLTFRFGTAPKQIPMLPQNKEGVDKAIAAVTGPNPPDYLLTFNEPDLDYKTGEEQLSATDAAELIAPLLKKRGTHTKLIAPVLANQTKPWLDDFYRLCKCQDAFDLYNVHIYRPTVAEAKAEVQTFRDKFNDKPLWISEIAPAHLTGSCPTTIPWDKSLQFMQEIYAWGETVDWIHKIFWNSGNEIHCSDTNVAASFLVDKSDKPTPLLKPFNELTCS; encoded by the coding sequence ATGCGTTTCACACCTCAAATATCGCTAGCCCTGACTATGGCAATGCAGGGCGTCTTGACCATCCCCAGCGCAACAGCACGCTGCTCAGAGGGACTGGTCAACATTGTCTTTAACGATAATTACACCCAATCTCAACTGGCGCAGGTCACCGGCGCGACGAACTGGCTCACGTTCAGGTTCGGAACTGCGCCCAAGCAAATCCCAATGCTGCCCCAGAACAAGGAGGGCGTCGACAAGGCCATCGCGGCAGTCACTGGCCCTAATCCACCGGACTACTTGCTCACATTCAACGAGCCCGACCTCGATTACAAGACGGGAGAAGAACAACTGTCGGCCACGGACGCCGCCGAGTTGATTGCACCGTTGCTCAAAAAGCGTGGAACCCATACAAAGCTCATCGCACCAGTGCTGGCCAACCAAACGAAACCCTGGCTTGATGATTTCTACCGCCTATGCAAGTGCCAGGATGCGTTCGATCTATACAATGTCCATATCTATCGACCAACTGTCGCCgaagccaaagccgaagTGCAGACCTTCCGCGACAAGTTCAATGACAAGCCTTTGTGGATCAGCGAAATTGCACCGGCCCACCTTACAGGATCGTGTCCGACGACGATTCCCTGGGACAAGTCACTCCAATTCATGCAGGAAATCTACGCCTGGGGAGAGACAGTTGACTGGATTCACAAGATATTCTGGAACTCGGGCAATGAGATCCATTGCAGCGATACCAATGTGGCTGCCTCGTTTCTGGTTGACAAAAGCGACAAGCCGACGCCACTCTTGAAGCCGTTTAATGAGTTGACTTGTTCGTGA
- a CDS encoding sugar porter family MFS transporter (COG:G;~EggNog:ENOG410PKV4;~InterPro:IPR005829,IPR005828,IPR003663,IPR036259, IPR020846;~PFAM:PF00083,PF07690;~SECRETED:SignalP(1-23);~TransMembrane:11 (n6-16c23/24o64-85i92-114o120-138i150-168o180-201i266-289o309-329i336-359o365-391i412-430o436-454i);~go_component: GO:0016020 - membrane [Evidence IEA];~go_component: GO:0016021 - integral component of membrane [Evidence IEA];~go_function: GO:0022857 - transmembrane transporter activity [Evidence IEA];~go_process: GO:0055085 - transmembrane transport [Evidence IEA]): MGSNRVLWAQVFLVLAPSYIVFGYNQSGVGGLVDFPSWVDEFPEIDTVNTVGAQKSQNSTVQGAVVACYTIGALVGSLACTWIGNRLGRRRTIFVGACICFIGQTLECTAYSLAHLVVGRVVLGAGVGVLSATVPVWISECCPPEKRGRNVVLVGMFIALGFACAQWVNFGLYHIDTSEASWRGALTIPFLFIFIILLTVFSLPESPRWLVLANRSDSARLALATLRGKDVDSPDIIAEISDIEHALEEHGNLKLKDIFTMTEEKLFYRFMLCFMLQLFQQMTGGTLISVYTSIIFEDNLGLGASTSKILAACALTWKFLSCFVSFWVIDRLGRRLALMISGGGMALCMVAMAISTYFSESSRSASIAMAFFVFLYNFFLPVGFLGANFLYTTEVAPSRLRVAMQAISTANQWLWMFVVAMITPVAIANIGWRYYIVYAVVGAIVVPSIFFFYPETMGRNLEEMDEIFREGSSIMDVVAISKTLPRGVSGPGRGIEGKLHVEQVD; encoded by the exons ATGGGGAGCAACCGTGTACTATGGGCCCAGGTCTTCCTGGTCCTCGCGCCTTCGTACATCGTCTTCGGGTACAACCAGTCCGGTGTTGGTGGCCTGGTCGACTTCCCATCGTGGGTGGACGAATTCCCCGAAATCGACACTGTCAACACCGTCGGTGCTCAAAAGAGCCAAAATTCAACAGTCCAGGGCGCAGTCGTCGCCTGCTATACCATCGGAGCCCTCGTCGGTTCGCTCGCCTGTACCTGGATCGGTAACCGCCTGGGACGCCGCCGCACCATCTTCGTGGGTGCCTGTATTTGTTTCATAGGGCAGACCCTTGAATGCACTGCTTATTCACTGGCCCATCTCGTCGTCGGGCGTGTCGTGCTGGGCGCTGGGGTCGGCGTCTTGAGTGCTACAGTCCCTGTGTGGATCTCCGAGTGCTGCCCACCAGAAAAGCGAGGACGCAATGTTGTGCTTGTTGGGATGTTTATTGCCCTGGGCTTTGCGTGTGCCCAATGGGTCAACTTTGGCCTCTATCATATCGATACCAGCGAAGCCTCGTGGCGGGGAGCCCTCACAATCCcgttcctcttcatcttcatcatcctcctgaCCGTCTTCTCCCTTCCAGAATCGCCTCGCTGGCTCGTCTTAGCCAACCGATCTGACTCTGCACGTCTTGCCCTGGCCACCCTGCGTGGAAAGGACGTCGACTCCCCCGACATTATCGCTGAGATCAGCGATATCGAGCACGCTCTCGAGGAGCACGGCAacctgaagctgaaggatATCTTCACGATGACCGAGGAAAAGCTGTTCTACCGCTTCATGCTCTGCTTTATGCTGCAGCTATTCCAGCAGATGACCGGCGGTACTCTCATCTCGGTGTATACCTCTATAATCTTCGAGGACAATCTCGGACTCGGCGCCAGTACCTCGAAGATCCTTGCTGCCTGCGCCCTCACCTGGAAGTTTCTTTCGTGCTTTGTGTCTTTCTGGGTCATTGACCGGCTTGGTCGGCGTCTAGCCCTGATGATCAGTGGTGGCGGAATGGCCCTGTGCATGGTTGCGATGGCCATCTCGACATATTTCAGCGAGTCGTCGCGGTCGGCCTCCATTGCGATGGCATTCTTTGTGTTTCTATACAACTTCTTTCTGCCGGTTGGGTTCCTGGGCGCAAACTTCTTGTATACCACAGAAGTTGCGCCTTCCCGGCTGCGCGTTGCGATGCAGGCCATTTCGACGGCAAACCAGTGGCTTTG GATgttcgtcgtcgccatgatCACCCCCGTTGCCATCGCAAACATCGGATGGCGGTACTACATCGTCTACGCAGTGGTCGGCGCCATTGTTGTGCcttcgatcttcttcttctatcCGGAGACGATGGGGCGCAATCTGGAAGAGATGGACGAGATATTCCGTGAAGGATCCTCCATTATGGATGTCGTTGCGATATCCAAGACCCTTCCTCGGGGCGTCAGCGGACCAGGCCGGGGCATAGAGGGCAAGCTACACGTCGAGCAGGTTGATTAA